TTTCTCGTGCAATTTATCTTGAATTGCTTGCCTCCTCAGTATGGGCCATTTCAAATTCATTACAACACTATTAAGGATAAGTGGAATGTAAATGAATTGGCCAGCATGCTTGTTCAAGAAGAGGCAAGGCTTAAGCAACAAGGACATCATTCGGTTCATCTTGTAAGCCATGGAGCtaaaaagaaatggaagaagccTAAAAAAGGCAAAATGATAGAGCCATCTAAAGTTAATGGACCTCCTCAAGCAATTGAGGTTCATGAGAAAGGATTAAACAATATCAAGTGTCATTTCTACAGAAAGTTTGGGCATGTTCAGAAAGATTGTCACAAACGTAAGGCATGGTTCGAAAAGAAAGGTAAGCATTTAGCTTGCGTATGTTTCGAATCAAATCTTACTGTAGTTCCTTCCAATACTTGGTGGATTGACTCAGGTTCTACTGTTCATGTTTCTAATTCAATGCAGGGCTTTCTTACAATCCAGACTTTAAacccaaataaaaatttcatagTCATGGGGAATGGGGTTAAAGTTCAAGTTGTTGCCATCGGAACCTTTCGTTTGTTTCTAGAAACTAGTTGTTACTTAGATTTGTTTCAAACACTTTATGTTCCTTCAATTTCTCGTAATTTGGTTTCTTTATCTAAACTTGATCTTGATGGCTATTACTTTACATTCCgcaataaaaaattcaatttgtttaaaaataccatttttattggttttgggaATCTATGTGATGGTTTGTATAAATTGAATCTTAATAGTCATTTTGCTAAAAGCCTCCTAACCCTGCATCATAATGTTGGAACTAAGCGCAGCCTGATTAATGAAAATTCATCCATCTTGTGGCACAGACGATTGTGTCATATATCCAAAGAAAGATTAGAGAGATTAGTAAAAGATGAGATTCTTTCGAATCTAGATTTTACTGATTTTGATGTGTGTGTGGATTGTATTAAGGGAAAACAAACCAAGCACACAAAGAAATGTGCTACAAGAAGTGGTAGACTTCTAGAAATTGTCCATACAGACATTTGTGGACCTTTTGACTCACAGTCTTTTGGTAGAGAAAAATACTTTATCACTTTTATTAATGACTTTTCACGTTATTGTTATATCTATTTGTTGCATGAAAAATCTCAAGCAGTGGATGCCTTAGAGGTATACATTACTGAGGTTGAAAGACAACtagatagaaaaataaaagttgtcaGATCAGATAGAGGTGGTGAGTATTATGGAAGGTATGATGGATTGGGTCAATGCCCTGGCCCATTTGCTAAACTCCTTGAAAAACATGGCATATGTGCACAATACTATGCCAGGTACGCCTCAGCAAAATGGTGTAACTGAAAGGCGTAATCGTACTTTAATGGATATGGTTAGAAGTATGTTAAGTAATTCCTCTCTACCCATTTTATTATGGATGGAAGCTCTTAAGACCGCTGTATATTTACTGAATAGAGTTCCTTCTAAAGCAGTTCCAAAGACTCCTTTTGAATTGTGGACTGGAAGGAAACCAAGTTTGAGACACCTACGTGTTTGGGGTTGTCCAGCGGAAGCTAGAATCTATAATCCACATGAAAAGAAATTGGATTTTAAAACCATTAGTGGTTATTTTATTGGTTATCCAGCAAAATCCAAAGGGTATAGGTTTTACTGTCTTACACATAATacgaaaattgttgaaactggtaaTGCTAGATTCCTTGAAAATGGCGAAATCAGTGGAAGTGATAAACCACAAAATGTGGTTATTTAAGAAGTTAGGGTACAAGTCCCACTACCCATAACTTCcaaagaaaatgttgttcctACAGTTGTACAATCATTTGACAACGTTGAACAAGTTATTGATCAATCATTCCATGATGAGATTATCACCAATGAACCAATTATAGAAGAATCACAAGGAATAGCATTAAGGAGGTCTCAAAGAGAACGTAGATCTGCTATTTCAGATGATTATGTGGTTTATTTACAAGAATCTGATTTTGATATAGGGACAAGTAAGGACCCGGTTTCGTTTTCACAAGCCATTGAAGgtaataattttgttaaatgGATTGATGCCATGAATGATGAGTTGAAATCAATGGACCAAAATAAAGTCTGAGATATCGTTGAATTGCCTAAAGGATATAAGACAGTTCGGTGTAAATGGGTCTTCAAGACCAAGCGCAACTCAAAAGGCAATATCGAACGATATAaagctagacttgtggccaaaGGATTTACTCAGAAAGGAGGCATTGATTATAAGGAAACATTCTCTCCTGTATCCAAGAAGGACTCACTTAGAATTATTATGGCTTTAGTTGCTCATTATGATTTAGAGCTGCActaaatggatgtgaaaactgCTTTTCTAAATGGGAGTTTAGAAGAGGAAGTATATATGGACCAGCCTGAAGGCTTCTCATTAAAGGGAAAAGAACACATGGTTtgcaaattaaataagtcaatATATGGACTTAAGCAAGCTTCCAGACAATGGTATCTTAAGTTCAATGATACTATTACTTCCTTCGGTTTTAAGGAAAACACTGTTGATCGGTGTATATACTTGAAGGTTAGTGGGAGCAAGTTTctatttttgattttatatgtCGACGACATATTGCTTGCCAGTAGTGATCTTGGTTTGTTACACGAAACTAAGGAATTTCTCtctaaaaactttgaaatgaaagataTGGGTGAGGCAACTTATGTGATAGGAATAGAAATATTCCGAGATCGATAACGTGGGCTGTTAGGATTGTCtcaaaaacaatatattgaaAGAGTTTTAGAGAGATTTGGCATGGATAAGTTTAGTCTCATGCAATGCCCTCAAAATGAATGGGAACGTAAACAGATGGAAAGAATTCCTTATGCTTCTGCTGTAGGAAGCTTGATGTATGCACAGACATGCACTAGGCCAGACATTAGTTTTGCAGTTGGTATGCTGGGCAGATACCAAAGCAATCCTGGAATGGATCATTGGAAAGCTGCGAAGAAAGTGATGAGGTACTTGCAAGGAACAAAAGATTATATGCTTACTTTTAAAAGGTCTGATCATTTAGAAGTGATTGGCTACTCCGATTCAGACTTTGCCGGATGTGTTGATAGTAGAAAATCAACTTTTggttatctatttttattagttGGAGGAGCAATTTCATGGAAAAGTGCAAAGCAGACCATCATTGCTTCATCCACAATGGAAGCTGAATTTGTGGCATGCTTTGAGGCCACAATTCATGGTTTATGGTTGCGAAACTTTATTTCAAGACTTGGAATTGTCGACACTATAGCCAAGCCGCTGAAAATTTATTGTGATAATTCTGCAGCTGTGTTTTTCTCCAAGAACGACAGATATTCTAATGGTGCTAAGCATATGGAACTTAAATATTTTGCCGTTAAGGAAGAAGTTCAGAAACAACGAGTGTCTATAGAACATATTACTACAACGCTTATGATTGCAGATCCATTAACAAAAGAGTTACCACCAAAGACCTTTAAGGAACATGTTAACAAAATGGGTCTTTCTTGTAACCCATTGTGCCCATAATGTTTATGGATTGCCTAGTGTTTGTTTATGTTATTAGACACTTTTGAGATCTCATTAAATATGTTTCTGATTTTTCCTGTTTATCCATTTTGTACGTACATATAAGATTGGATGAATGACAACAGGAATAGTCTTTGACAAAAGTCATTTTCGTTGGACCATTTTGGACACTTTTCATTTATGAACCTTGATTGAACAAGTTGCTAGTGTTGTGGTACATGGAAGGGACTATGTCGCCTTTTGATATACAACTGCCATGACTCATACTAGTAGGTTGTTTGATTAAGGTATTTATGCTTACCAAATTGAAGGATGGATTAAATTTTTGCGCTCCTAATGTTAACCTTATTGAGTCTAAAATAGTATTAGTCATAtgggccaagtgggagaatgtaagaattCAATGTCCCACATGACCTGACACATAAGACAACTTATTAGACGCGATCTTAATTTGGTTAATTAATCCTCCTTTATTAATTGttggttaatggttaattaatacactttaataaagtgttggttaattaactacgagaagttaatgtttcttattaattaattctaactttgatggaaagtagaattaatggtaataaaataacaaaggaAACCGGTCCTCTCTCTACCCTATAAATACGTACAATATCCATTAGCATTGCATATCTTAAGAGGGTCAAGTGAGAGAAACTATTTCCTAGTGTTTGAGCCTTTAAGAAGATTTTATTGCTATGGATTCTGGtatgtttcttttattctatttattgtgaaaatcatgATAGTTAAGATCTTGGAAGTTATAAATATTGTGTACATTATATTTATCAGGTCATTCTCATTATTAATCTGAGCCTCTTCAGGCAAATATTCCTTGGAGTATTTGCCTGAAGATAAATAGCCGTAGTTAGATCTAGTGATCATAACTAGAGAGCGTATATGATTCTGTGAAAGGAAGAGAATTTCAAGTTGTGAATGTCATGAGCAAAGCTTTACTATCGAAAAAAGTTGAGAAACAGAACTTAACTTGACTGCCATAGATAACTTTTGATGGACAAGTTTTCGATATACATATCAAGCCAAGTAGCCAACAATGAGTAACAAGgttgaaaagtttttttttttttttttttaaaaaaaggaaaaaaaaattatgacaaagAACTCCTCCAAGGCAGGGATACTTCATGTACCTACCCTTCTCAGGTAAATCTCGGACCCATGTAAAACGCCCCTTTCACACAGATCGGGTAATACTCGGGCTTCATCGGCGGACTAATCTTAAAAGGGAATTCGAACCTTAGAACTCATGTAATTATCACAAAGACCAAGGGTTGACGGCCTTAAAATGTCTTCAACGACATATATATTGATTTGAGACTCATGTCATACTCAACCCTGCACAGGATGATTTTGCACTCTAAACAAAAGGAGTAAGATGGTTTGAGTTGAAGaagttaatatgattaagtttttttaaaaaaaggtaaaaatgacAAGGTAAATGTTGATTTACCAAAAGATATAATTCTGATAGCATGGGAATGCCCAACTATGTATCAATGATGCAACCAATAGGCCGGAAAACTAGCGCATCACAAAAACCAATCAAGGAAGATCAAGAACTGAATACTATGAGTAATCAAAATCAACAGTGAAAGTAACATCTAGATGAACAGAATATTCTGAACCCAGTGACACAATGTGAGACAGCTAACCCGTAATTTACTTAACTACTGACCCGGTCCATTAAAGGCAAGGTAACCAGAAGCCCATTAACAAATTAACCCACGAGCACTGGAGTCTTGACAACATAATGTTTGGTCCGAGAAATTTAAGACACGTGTGTTGCATTCATCTTGCCCTAAGCCCTTGGAAGAACACCTCTACACATTTGGCGCCTTTCCCTTCCTTCGCTCAGAATGTCTCAAACTTAGGAAACTCAACACACACGCATTTCCCGACGAAAATCGAGCAACGAGCAGACCTCCTTCGAGTCCTTCCTTCCCTCTCCCTGAGCTCCCTCCACCCAAAATCGACCATCCGTGCGACGACAAACTGGCACCACTTACAGAGGTAACTTTTCTTGTCCTTCTGATTTTCTTGATAGAACCAAATGGGATCCGAATCCCCtcagatttttgtttgaatCCTAGCCATGCTTTACATCTAAAACAGTTTATAATGTGCTAGTTTTCCGCACGAAATAAATGctaaagtaataaaaatttaatgcctcaattaaaggaaaatagagaatcTCAAACGACACCAACCGGAGATGGCAGCCCCTTCACCATATCCGGTTGGTGTTCAGCCGGAGATGGCCCCATCTCCCATGACTTTCccgagaaaatggaaaggaaaatcACAGAGAAGGTAGAGGGTTTGGTGTGGGGTTGTTGAGCTGTAGAAAGAGAGGGCAACAGTGAAGGAAAAAACCAAGGGTCAACTCTGGAATTAGAATATATTGATCCCTTGATTGAGAGGACGGATCTGGACCGTACATTCTCGTTCGGTAGAGATTCGCTTTGCTGGCTGTTGATCGAAAAATGTGAGCGAGAGGTTGCGGTGCTGTTCTGGCCTCGAGAATCGGGACGAGGATTGGGGCAGGTCGAGGCGGACGACTTCGTTCCAGCAACGTCGTAGGCCTTGCATTGCCAGATTCGGAAAAAAAAGCCTAGAGGGGGCTACCGGAGATGGTGAAGGGGCTGCCATCTCCGGTTCGTGTCCTTTGAGATTCTCTGTTTTCCTTTGGTCGggactttaattttttattactttagcatttatttcatgTGGTTAGCTGGCACATTATAAACTGTTAGATGTAAATCATAATTAGGATTTAAacatttgagaatctcaaatttttaagaaatttgaggGAATCCTGGTCCGAACAGTGGATCCCCTTTGTCACTCTGATTTAGTGATCAATAGCTATTTGCCTGAAGTGCAGGGACCAGCCAGTACAACTTTTCAACCATGGTAGAAATTCGGAAGTATCGTACGGAACAAGAGATTCCAACTGTCACTAACGTCTTTCGTGATCTCTCTAATGACTTAATTAGACAGAGAGGTGGAGTTCGTACGATACAACATATATCTATAACTGAGGATTTAATTTCTGAGTACTCGGGGCCAGGGGGTTCGGCGATATCCCTTTATGATGGTTACGCTCTACAACCAGTTGCGGTGAAGAAGCAGCTCTTGAAGCCAGGAAGactagaaagagagagagagagagaaattattcATATGCTGGAAAAAAAGGACGGTTGCAGACGTCTACTACATGCTGTTGAGGTTGGAGAGAGTTCATACATGGTTATGCGGCCATGTATCTGCAACTTGGAAGATTTGATTAATTTCAAgacgaaaataaataaagattttacGGTCGTGGATGCCCACTTGATTGAGCTTTTGCCCGGTTTTGAGTTGCATGATGGTGATAGTCCAAGACCTCAAACGCTAAAAATAATCAGGTAAGTCTTTACTCTTTGAGCAACAATAACCAACAATAACTACATTTATAAATGAAAAGGGAAAATGGTATTGATAATATTTCAACTTGAGGTAGGAATCATCCTTACACACAAGGTGTTTGTTCAAACACTTCAATGAATCCATCTCTATGACTTTCTTAAATAGACACACCTAACAACAAGATCGCTCTACTTATAAGCATGACCAACGACACTCCTAACAATCATAACAGCCATAGTGATAATCACATACACAACCATAAAGATAAAGATAGCCTCTAATCCTTGATAAGATAAAGATAACCCTTTCCCTTTATCCTTTATTCTTATCCCTTATGGTAGGACTAGTCTCGTGTAGATAGGATCCCTATAAGTATGATATGATAGGTTCAGGTAAGGTTGGGTAAAAAGGAACCACTCAGGGTAGGAGCACACCTACTAGATAAGATTCCCTAACCCGACCTTTACCTTTTATAGTAAGACATTACAACTACCACCTAGTCATTTCCCAAGGATAACTCCAACCAATAATAGACCCGATTATAGAACCCAACCAGAGCACAATCACTCtaatttattacttatcttAATAGCAAGCTCTATCAAATACGCTAGCTCCCGTCCAAGTACATTTTTGTACCTCAAAGATTTCAAACACATGCTAATAAATTTGCTTGTTGCTAATACCTCTGCTGAAATTCTGATGCAGGGAATTGATTGACGAGATGACTATTCGACATTCAGTTGGATTGGTCCATTCTAAGCTCAATCCACGTGTTATATTTTTGGCAATGGAGGCAAAGCCGGTAGGTGATGGACTAGATATGGCACCCTTATGCGTCAGGTTTTATGATTATGACACGTTGATACATAATCAAACTGATTCTACTGCACAAATTGATTCTACTGCACGTGAGCTTTCTAGCGTTTCTGGTAAGTACTCTGATATAGTTATTTGTCAATAGTTTGCTCCTTAAATGGAGCTATAAGTTATCATAGAACTAGCTGGTATGGTCATTCCCTTTTTGCACGTCTTTGTATTTGCACATATGTCGTTATATTTTAGTTATCCGTCTCTTAAttcttatcaaaaagaaaagaaaaaaaaaatcttaatcattaattcaaatttttaatggaTTGCAGATAGTTGGATTAAGTGGTGGAAATCACCAGAACAACTCAGAGGGGAGGAACAAGGAAGCATTCCTTCGGATTTATTTGTGTTGGGGACTGATTTTCCATTATGTTCTTACTCAGGGTCTGCATCCATTTAAGAATGACTTGGAAATTATTAATGGTGAACCTGTATTACAACTTAAAAGCTCACCTGAAGCAGTTCATTTAATCAGCATGCTATTAgataaagaacctaatacaaggtatcaatatattaaattcatttcaaatttgCATAAATTTGTGTAGATgaattttatatgtaatatttataATGTTGTGTTATCAGGACGAATGTCAAATTGAGTTCTCATCCACTACTTTGGGATGGGAAGAAGAAATTGGAGTTTCTATTGCGTTCTTGGCATAGAGTTAAAAAAGCGCGGAGAGATGTTGGATCGATGAAATCAGCTCAAGAAACTGACGAATCAATTCAATCATCGGATTCAAAGTGTCTTTTGAATGATTTGGAAGCACCTggaacaaaaggaaaaatatttaacAATGAAGAAAGTTGGAGGGCAATTGTGGAGCAAAAGCTGCctggttttgaaaaaagtgaaaaaaaatatacatatgaaGATGTGGGGGACCTGCTCCGATTCATAAAAAATAGGATGTATCATTACTTGGAAGCCCCGATATTAGAACAGGTTAGTCTCTCAACataaaatcattttctaaaatcaacagtttctaaaattaacaaaatattgttattgaaagcctttttttttttttttttttttttttttgtctcttgcAGTGGGAAGGACCACTCTACGCTGCTGTTTATAAATTTTTTGCTGAGGTTTTACCTAATCTGTTCATAGAAGTTTATCAAGTTATTTTGAAACATTGTAGCACCGAACAgtattttttggaatattttgggCCTTGAAACACTTAAGAACAGTGCTAGACTTTGTAACAAGTCATCATCAAATGTTGCTTTTTTCTTTGGAATGGATTTAAGACTGCTTGTTCAGCTATTTGAGTTGTTTAGCCACATATATATTTAGTTGTTCAGATGTTTTGGAATGAACAATGGCATTATTTGATCATGCAATCGGTAAATTAAGGGATGCATGTTGTTGTACAGTGCTCATTTAAAGAGACAAAAGGTTTTCCAAGACAACCTAATATTCGTGTTCTTCAAAGaattcttctttttcaaaaaaaaaaaaacccagtaTTAATTACTTATTTTTGTCTATGTAACGTATAATTCCCTGCTAAAACTATTGAATTCCATGAATTCCTGTTGTATACATGCTTGTCAAAACACAGACTCCTAGAGAGTGAGCTATGAGCCTTGAACATCCAAAAAAAACAACTACTTTCAATA
Above is a genomic segment from Alnus glutinosa chromosome 12, dhAlnGlut1.1, whole genome shotgun sequence containing:
- the LOC133852221 gene encoding uncharacterized protein LOC133852221, with product MVEIRKYRTEQEIPTVTNVFRDLSNDLIRQRGGVRTIQHISITEDLISEYSGPGGSAISLYDGYALQPVAVKKQLLKPGRLEREREREIIHMLEKKDGCRRLLHAVEVGESSYMVMRPCICNLEDLINFKTKINKDFTVVDAHLIELLPGFELHDGDSPRPQTLKIIRELIDEMTIRHSVGLVHSKLNPRVIFLAMEAKPVGDGLDMAPLCVRFYDYDTLIHNQTDSTAQIDSTARELSSVSDSWIKWWKSPEQLRGEEQGSIPSDLFVLGTDFPLCSYSGSASI